A window of Babylonia areolata isolate BAREFJ2019XMU chromosome 2, ASM4173473v1, whole genome shotgun sequence contains these coding sequences:
- the LOC143297815 gene encoding uncharacterized protein LOC143297815 translates to MSRPELPHGYLGPQGKWQEWGLSTVSHNSPEIRTDSHDLNIDIKTSQSMKITANLIACSSGTEYKEFVFTQTKGDVVSLVLAIPADGYYKLQIYGLLSTDDSKTLPNIFNYLIYNTDDPKGAVTPFPKQFAQWKEGCCLVKPFHLDQDVVTFDVKIPGAKAVALTVDTEWFHLQKGGDGVTWQGEVKGLDALKARTKKASLNANYGPDETKYTSLLEYSL, encoded by the exons ATGTCCAGGCCAGAGCTCCCCCATGGCTACCTGGGTCCCCAGGGCAAGTGGCAGGAGTGGGGGCTGTCCACCGTCAGCCACAACAGTCCCGAGATCCGGACCGACAGTCACGACCTGAACATTGACATCAAAACGTCTCAGTCCATGAAG ATCACAGCCAACCTGATAGCCTGTTCGTCGGGCACCGAGTACAAAGAGTTCGTCTTCACCCAGACCAAGGGCGACGTGGTGAGCCTGGTCCTGGCCATCCCAGCGGACGGCTACTACAAGCTGCAGATCTACGGCCTGCTGTCCACGGACGACAGCAAGACCCTGCCCAACATCTTCAACTATCTCATCTACAACACGGATGACCCCAAGGGGGCCGTGACCCCCTTCCCCAAACAGTTCGCCCAGTGGAAGGAGGGCTGCTGCCTGGTCAAGCCCTTCCACCTGGACCAGGACGTGGTCACCTTCGACGTGAAGATCCCGGGGGCCAAGGCTGTGGCCCTGACGGTGGACACGGAGTGGTTCCACCTGCAGAAGGGGGGCGACGGCGTCACCTGGCAGGGCGAGGTCAAAGGTCTAGACGCGCTCAAAGCCAGGACCAAGAAAGCTTCGCTCAATGCTAACTACGGGCCGGACGAAACCAAGTACACCTCCCTGCTTGAGTACAGCTTGTAA
- the LOC143296164 gene encoding uncharacterized protein LOC143296164: protein MDQITKEANPDPEALNELMFADDQAMMNNKTQLQEHTDQLNTSCENYNMKISVSKTEVMTVSRRPEKPDISINGTQLKQASEFKYLGSIFTESGKLDREIETRCQKASAVSYQLAPLLKHASIPMSTKAKLINAIYLPTLTYQCQT, encoded by the coding sequence ATGGACCAGATTACAAAGGAGGCCAACCCAGACCCTGAGGCACTCAATGAACTCATGTTTGCCGATGACCAGGCAATGATGAACAACAAGACACAGCTACAAGAGCACACAGACCAGCTCAACACAAGCTGCGAGAACTACAACATGAAGATCAGCGTCAGTAAGACCGAGGTCATGACCGTCAGCAGGAGACCAGAAAAACCGGACATCAGCATCAATGGAACCCAGTTGAAGCAAGCAAGCGAATTCAAGTACCTGGGCAGCATTTTCACTGAAAGCGGCAAattagacagagaaatagagaccagATGCCAGAAAGCCAGCGCAGTCAGCTACCAACTCGCCCCTCTCTTGAAACATGCCAGCATCCCCATGAGCACCAAGGCGAAACTCATCAACGCCATTTACCTACCAACGCTCACATACCAGTGCCAGACATAG